In Haloarcula limicola, the genomic stretch GACGTTCGTGAACCCGGTAACGGTGCCGACGACGAGCAGTCCGACGGCGACGAGGGCGACGATCGGCAGCGAGAGGGCGGCGACGACGCTCCCGCCGAGGTCGCTCGTCTGCCCGCCGAGCGCGAGGAGGAAGAACGCGCCGAGAACGACGATACTGACGATCGCCGTGACGATATCGAAGGCGACGCGAAACGCCAGCAGTTGCAGCCCGTCGCCGAGGTGGTCGCCGAAGTACCGCCGGACGTGTACCTCCCGGGAGACGAGCGATTGCACGAAGACGAACTCCGCGAAGTTGCTCACCAGCCCCTGTACCAACCGCACGAACACCAGGAAGACGAACGCGGCGACGAGGACTAAGCCGAACCCCGCGACGAGCGCCTCGGCGGAGCCGGGCATCTCGGAGCCGGGTCCCGACACCTGTGCCGCGAGCCCGCCGCCGAGCTCGGGGAGCGCGCCGAGCGTCCGGGTCACCGCGAACTCGCTGCCCGACCCCATCGGTCCGGTCGGATCGGTCGGCCCGGTCGGTCCGGACTCGCCGGCGAAGTTGGTGAGCAGGTTCAGGATGCGGAAGGCGCCCAGTCCGCCGCCGCCACCGATGAAGAATACCACGAACGCCAGTCGGAGCCACGTCCCCCGCTCAACGGGGAAGAGGAAGGACTGCGTCGCGTCGATCGCGTCGCCGATATCGTCGATTGCGTGGAGGGCCATCACCGGACCTGCACCGGGCCACGGGGTAAGATTTTCGACGCCGTCCGACGAATCAGCCGGCGCGTCGCCTCACTCTCGGACCGTCTCGACCTGCATCAGCGGATAGCCGTCCTCCATCGCCATGCTCGTCTCGACGACGACCCCCTCGTAGTCGACGGTCATCGTCACGTCGAGAAAGCGGCCCGTGAGTTCGGTGTAGTCGGCTCCGGCCGACTCGATGGCCTCTCGAAGTTCGTCCTCGCGGACTGCGACCGTGACCGCCTCGCAGTAGGGCTGGTTCTCGATTGCCTCCTCCATCGCCGCCGTCAGCGAGTCGGCGCTGTCGGGGCTGACCGGCGTCCCCGCGAACTGGTGGTACAGCGACCCGAACTTGATGCCCGCTTCGAAGCACGCGACCTGCGCGGCTGTCGGTTCCATACTCGCCCGTCGAACTGCGCGGTCATAACGGAACCGCAAGCTACCTATTGTGCGCTCTCTATCCCCCGCATACGAATGGACGAGCCGGTTCTACTCACAGGTGCTGGCGGCGCGGTCGGGCAGGCCATCCTCGAGGGCATCGGGGACGCCTACGAGTGGAAACTCATGTTCCACAGCCCCCCCGCCGAGGAGCCCGACCACGAGTACCTCGTCGGCGACGTCATCACCGCCGAAGACGTCGAAGCCGCGGTCGAAGGCGTCGGTGCCGTCATCCACCTCGCCGGCGATCCGCGCCCGGAGGCCCCGTGGGACTCCGTCCTCTCGAACAACATCGACGGCACGAAGAAGATGTACGAGGCCGCCGTCGAGGCGGGCGTCGAGAAGTTCGTCTACGCCTCCTCGAACCACGCCGTCGGCGCGTTCGAGACCGACCGCCGCACCCCCGAGATGTACCGCTCCGACGACGACTTCCTGCTCGACGGCACCGAGCTCCCCCGCCCCGGTAACCTCTACGGCGTCTCGAAGGCCACCGGCGAGGTGCTCGGCCGGTACTACCACGACGAGTACGGCATCGACGTTTGTAACATCCGCATCGGCAACCTCACGCGCGGCCACCCGCCCATCGACTACGAACGCGGGCAGGCGATGTGGCTCTCCTACCGCGACTGCGCCAACATCCACGCCTGCGCGCTCGACGCCGACTACGACTTCGAGATCGTCTACGGCATCTCCGACAACGACCGGAAGTACTACTCCATCCAGCGGGCGAAAGACGTGCTGGGCTACGACCCGCAGGACAACTCCGCACACTTCGACGGCGAGGATAGAGTCGTGGAACCGGACGCTTGAACAGTTATTCGACTATTACAGAGATATGGTCGATATACTGTATACTGGGACAAAAGCGGGAGAAACGATTATCGGGGGAATGGTCGGTGGGTTAGTATACAGTATAATATCAGAGGGTGTAGTAGGAATCGGCGATATTAGTTCGATAGTAGGTGTGTTCTTTGTCCTGACTTTCCTATTCTTTGCACTCCACTGGTGGTATGAACGGAAGCGCGGAGAACCATTTCGGTAACTTTGGTGTCTCAGACGGTGCGAGAATTACTTAGCCGAACAACCCCGAAACGTCGTCGTCTTTCTGCCGTTCGCGCTGGACGTGATCGCGCAGGCGGTGATACACCACGGCGCGGTGCTCCTCGTCACGGACGAACGCGAACAGCAGGCCGACGAACCGGCCCTCGCCGCGCTCGTCGAGTTCGTCGCGGGCGTAGTCGATAGCGCCTGCGATGGCGTCCTCGTCGTAGCCGTCGGCCTCCGCCAGCACGTCGGCGGCGACGGCCGTGGCGTCGAAGTCGAGGTCGTCGTAGCCGATGGTCTCGCCGTCGTGGGTCAGCCGCGGCGGGTCGTCCCAGTCCACCGCTTCGGGGTCGGCCGCTACGCGGTCGAGAAACGAGCGGACCGAATCGAGGTCGACGCCGCGATACTCCGGCGGCAGGTCGGCGAGATATTCGCCCGCGCTCTCGGCCAGCCCCCGCGCGCCCGACCAGTTCTCGTTGCCGGCGTGGTGGACGACGGCGGTGAACTGGATGAGGCCGTGGAGGAACCGCTCGTCGTCGCCGGGATCGAGGTCCAGCCAGTAGTCCTCCCACGCGTCGTGGGCGGCGTGGTACCGGCCCGCGTTGTAGACGGCGATGCCGGCCCGGAGGTGGGCGTCCATACACCTCCGTAGCGAGTGAGCCCCGAAAACAGCGTCGCCCGCCGCAGTTTATTCCATGTAGCCCAGCTGCTGGAGGCGCTCGGTGACCTCCTCTGAGTTCTGCCCGCCCACGCCGTCGCCGATGTCGATGGGGTCCCGTCGGTCCTCGGGGACGTCCCCGGCGACGATGGGAAGCACGTCGCCGACCATGTCCGTGGCGGGCGCGGTACCGTTGGCGGCCAGAATCGTTGGAGCCATGTCGGTGATGCTGATCTGGTCGAGTTCGCCCTCGCTCTCGAAGTCCGGGCCAGCGGCGAGGAAGATGCCGTTGGGCGTGTTCTCGGCCGCCCAGCGGTCGGGACCAGTCTGGATAGTGCCGCCGCCGATGCCGTCGTTGACGTGGACGCCGGGGCGCTGGTCCACGACGATCTCGGGCGCTTCGTCCACGTAGGGGCCGCTGTAGACGTCCTCGCCGCGGTAGACGTCGGTGAAGATCTCGCCGTGTTCGTCGGTGACGCCGCGGAGGTCCTCGATGAGGCGGTCCCGAACCGAGTCGCCGACGCCCGGCATCAGATAGACGGGCCCCTGGCCGCTGGCGACGGCCTGCGTCCGCGAGAGGTCGATGGCTTCGAGCTTCCGGTCGCGTTTCAGCCCCGCGCTCTGCGGGACGAGTTGCTGGATGCGCTCGGGGACGGTGGCGGCCAAGAGATCTACGATACCCGCGCGTTTCGCGACGCTCAGTGCGCGTTCGCGGGTGAGGCCGAGGGGGCGAAGCACGTCCTCGACGGTCCGCTCGTGGGCTTGATAGCCGTTCTCGGCCAGCCACTCGTTGACGTAGAACTCGGTCGTGGTGGGAGCGCTGCCGTGGTCGGACATCAGGACGAGGTTGGTGTCCTCTAGGTCCTGAAGGCGGCCGAGCCACTCGTCGATGAGCTCCCAGGCGCGCTTGGTCGGCTCCTCGTCCCAGAAGAAGTGCTGGAGAACGTTGAGGTAGAACAGCGTGACGTGAACGAAATCGAGGTCGCGCTCCTCGAAGAGCCACAGGGCCACCTCGAACCGTTTTTCCAGCACGTCGAGGATGGCGTCGACCTCCGCGCCGCGCTCGTCGTTCGAGGACAGCAGCGGGTCGGGGTGGACCCGGTAGTCGAAGCGGTCGGCCAGTTCGTCCTCTAAGTCCGAGGGCGAGGTGTAGCCGCTGTCGATCGTCCGGTACTCGCCCTGGACGGCGTCGGGGCCGCCACAGATGACCGGGCCGTCGAGGTCCCGCGGCGGGAACATCGTCGGCATGTTGACGACGCCGGTCGACTCGCCCTCGTCGTTGAGGTAGTCCCACAGCTCCGCCGTGTGGAAGTCGCTGCCGTTGGTCACCTCGATGCGCTCGTTTTCTAAGTCCACGCGCTCGAACCAGAAGACGCCGAACCCGCCGGGGTCCTTCCCGGAGGAGTAACACTTCCAGTTCGGGAAGGTCACCGGCGGGAGACAGCTACGGGTCTCGGCCCACGAGCTCTCCGCGCGCAGCGCGGCGAGATTCGGGAGGTCACCGGCC encodes the following:
- a CDS encoding DUF7544 domain-containing protein: MALHAIDDIGDAIDATQSFLFPVERGTWLRLAFVVFFIGGGGGLGAFRILNLLTNFAGESGPTGPTDPTGPMGSGSEFAVTRTLGALPELGGGLAAQVSGPGSEMPGSAEALVAGFGLVLVAAFVFLVFVRLVQGLVSNFAEFVFVQSLVSREVHVRRYFGDHLGDGLQLLAFRVAFDIVTAIVSIVVLGAFFLLALGGQTSDLGGSVVAALSLPIVALVAVGLLVVGTVTGFTNVFVVPLMVSGDDSILDGWQRLLGSIRDRPKQYLAYLLLSVVLGIGVGIVGAVLGAVAFVALGIPFFVVGLVVWFALGQGLAAGILAGVVGVLFLLLLFVVGLLINVPLVAFLRYYAMLVLGDIDETLDPIPAVREDIRS
- a CDS encoding dihydroneopterin aldolase family protein — its product is MEPTAAQVACFEAGIKFGSLYHQFAGTPVSPDSADSLTAAMEEAIENQPYCEAVTVAVREDELREAIESAGADYTELTGRFLDVTMTVDYEGVVVETSMAMEDGYPLMQVETVRE
- the azf gene encoding NAD-dependent glucose-6-phosphate dehydrogenase Azf: MDEPVLLTGAGGAVGQAILEGIGDAYEWKLMFHSPPAEEPDHEYLVGDVITAEDVEAAVEGVGAVIHLAGDPRPEAPWDSVLSNNIDGTKKMYEAAVEAGVEKFVYASSNHAVGAFETDRRTPEMYRSDDDFLLDGTELPRPGNLYGVSKATGEVLGRYYHDEYGIDVCNIRIGNLTRGHPPIDYERGQAMWLSYRDCANIHACALDADYDFEIVYGISDNDRKYYSIQRAKDVLGYDPQDNSAHFDGEDRVVEPDA
- a CDS encoding DUF309 domain-containing protein, with protein sequence MDAHLRAGIAVYNAGRYHAAHDAWEDYWLDLDPGDDERFLHGLIQFTAVVHHAGNENWSGARGLAESAGEYLADLPPEYRGVDLDSVRSFLDRVAADPEAVDWDDPPRLTHDGETIGYDDLDFDATAVAADVLAEADGYDEDAIAGAIDYARDELDERGEGRFVGLLFAFVRDEEHRAVVYHRLRDHVQRERQKDDDVSGLFG
- a CDS encoding alkaline phosphatase family protein is translated as MTRTFVVGLDGASWRLLDPWIEAGDLPNLAALRAESSWAETRSCLPPVTFPNWKCYSSGKDPGGFGVFWFERVDLENERIEVTNGSDFHTAELWDYLNDEGESTGVVNMPTMFPPRDLDGPVICGGPDAVQGEYRTIDSGYTSPSDLEDELADRFDYRVHPDPLLSSNDERGAEVDAILDVLEKRFEVALWLFEERDLDFVHVTLFYLNVLQHFFWDEEPTKRAWELIDEWLGRLQDLEDTNLVLMSDHGSAPTTTEFYVNEWLAENGYQAHERTVEDVLRPLGLTRERALSVAKRAGIVDLLAATVPERIQQLVPQSAGLKRDRKLEAIDLSRTQAVASGQGPVYLMPGVGDSVRDRLIEDLRGVTDEHGEIFTDVYRGEDVYSGPYVDEAPEIVVDQRPGVHVNDGIGGGTIQTGPDRWAAENTPNGIFLAAGPDFESEGELDQISITDMAPTILAANGTAPATDMVGDVLPIVAGDVPEDRRDPIDIGDGVGGQNSEEVTERLQQLGYME